The Cataglyphis hispanica isolate Lineage 1 chromosome 5, ULB_Chis1_1.0, whole genome shotgun sequence genome has a segment encoding these proteins:
- the LOC126849458 gene encoding lethal(2) giant larvae protein homolog 1 isoform X1, with protein sequence MLKFIRGKGQQPTAERQKLQKDLFAFRKTVQHGFPNKPTALAWDPSLRVMIIGTASGAIKVFGRPGVEFYGQHSVESGENAVTKIIPLPKEGRLVSLCDDNSLHLWEINECSIVETKSLSLEGKLKKISAICLESNGKHLLLGTEGGNIYLLNFETFVMPDNIIYQDVVMQNVPEDYKKNPGAVEAIAEQPGHPDNILIGYNRGLMVLWNKATPGAQQLMGLFSRAQTFVSTQQLESVHWISENRFVSSHNDGSYAFWSPGSDAVPELTSFYGPFPCKAVTKILVYPTAEHGDLFLFSGGMQRASYGDRHTITVMTKDKHLIFDFTSKIIDFFTVFPEEEEGGINESPVSPEVLIVLAEEEVVAIDLTNPEWKMMPLPYLVSLHASAVTCSQHVPNVPEELWDAIVAAGRAQTEHLYSDKEWPINGGNFLCPINVNKPKNRELLLTGHEDGTVRFWNASDVCLTPLYKYNSSILFTGEHLDVLEQPPEDDEGEWPPFKKVGIFDPYSDDPRLAVKKVLLCPLSSTLVVAGTAGHVIAATISSKPVNKEIKAVTMNIVNDRDGFVWKGHDHLPPRTTSISFAIGFQPQSLLQLYPPAAITALALHSEWGLLATGTAHGLAVFDYTRSKAVSVKCTLNPNDLSGAGDTPISRRKSFKKSLRESFRRLRKGRSQRRANANSPTGNTIPEKKKESISVASSPSGDLSPAVELKPIERQVEARPVDDALGSMVRCLYFARSYIISLQNTTPTLWAGTNNGTVYVFTLAIPAGARRTEEDVNCTLGKEIQLKHRAPVIAITILDGSSVPLPESFEAEKNIVPAPDMTSPHRVVIASEEQFKIFNLPSLKPYCKYKLTAHEGSRVRKTGFAKFSCSVEPEGIHEETCLLCLTNLGDCLVLSIPELKRQLNAAAIKREDINGISSLIFTKAGEAFYLHSSSELQRISLSAGKVTKAQCVLNLPPRARSSTERTENINEVAQEQGIVEGVPETEGETQESQPPTIANRVITENGIVGATGEEESPKESSLRPAISSIDVNGEDDRQDLSSIGDITIDSVKDHLLNSSLFRNATSSEELHNRLAGLKMEVTSRTSEVSTQNQSLVVKTTTVVTQTTNSTTANGEVETSQANETQHINSTTVEREICSGIETTTTHATITLPPNVEISAADLANLEVTTTTVTTTTERSKAPLARPEEVGS encoded by the exons ATGCTCAAGTTCATCAGGGGGAAGGGCCAGCAGCCCACGGCCGAGCGGCAGAAGCTACAGAAGGATCTCTTCGCTTTCAGAAag ACGGTACAGCATGGCTTCCCGAACAAGCCAACCGCTCTCGCCTGGGATCCGAGTCTGCGGGTGATGATCATCGGCACGGCATCCGGCGCCATCAAAGT TTTTGGAAGACCAGGCGTAGAATTTTATGGACAACATTCCGTTGAAAGCGGTGAGAATGCCGTCACGAAGATTATCCCACTGCCGAAAGAG GGTCGCCTCGTGTCCTTGTGCGATGACAATTCGCTACATTTATGGGAAATCAATGAATGTTCTATAGTGGAAACGAAGTCATTGTCATTGGAGGGTAAATTGAAGAAGATCTCCGCGATATGCCTCGAATCTAACGGGAAGCATCTTTTGTTGGGAACAGAGGGGGGCAACATCTATTTGCTAAACTTTGAGACTTTTGTCATGCCggataatattatctatcaaGATGTCGTGATGCAAAA CGTCCCGGAAGACTACAAGAAAAATCCAGGAGCAGTTGAAGCTATTGCCGAGCAACCAGGACATCCAGACAATATCCTAATCGGTTACAATCGAGGTTTGATGGTGCTATGGAACAAAGCCACTCCAGGAGCACAACAG CTGATGGGTTTGTTTTCGCGTGCGCAGACATTCGTCTCCACGCAACAGCTGGAATCGGTTCACTGGATCTCCGAGAATCGCTTTGTCTCGTCACACAATGACGGTTCGTACGCGTTTTGGAGTCCGGGTAGCGACGCCGTTCCGGAGCTCACGTCATTTTACGGCCCGTTCCCGTGCAAGGCCGTCACTAAGATCCTCGTATATCCAACCGCTGA ACACGGCGACCTCTTCCTATTCTCCGGTGGTATGCAACGTGCCAGTTACGGAGACCGACACACGATCACTGTCATGACCAAggataaacatttaatttttgacttCACGTCTAAAATCATAGACTTTTTCACCGTTTTCcccgaagaagaagaaggaggaaTTAATGAAAGCCCTGTTAGTCCGGAAGTGCTAATAGTGTTAGCCGAAGAAGAAGTGGTAGCTATCGATTTGACCAATCCCGAATGGAAAATGATGCCTCTGCCTTATTTAGTATCTCTTCATGCGAGTGCG GTCACTTGTTCTCAACACGTGCCCAATGTACCCGAGGAACTTTGGGATGCAATCGTAGCTGCAGGTAGAGCACAAACGGAGCATCTTTATTCGGATAAGGAATGGCCTATTAATGGCGGAAATTTCCTCTGTCcgataaatgttaataagCCTAAGAACAGAGAACTATTGCTTACTGGGCACGAGGACGGTACTGTGAGATTTTGGAATGCGTCCGACGTTTGTCTGACTCCACTGTACAAATACAACTCGTCGATTTTGTTCACCGGCGAGCATTTGGACGTTCTCGAGCAGCCGCCAGAGGATGACGAAGGCGAGTGGCCGCCGTTCAAGAAAGTGGGAATCTTCGATCCATATTCTGACGATCCACGACTCGCCGTGAAGAAAGTTCTTCTTTGTCCTTTATCCTCGACATTAGTGGTTGCCGGTACGGCCGGCCACGTTATCGCCGCCACCATCTCCTCGAAACCAGTTAACAAGGAGATAAAAGCCGTTACAATGAACATCGTCAACGATCGTGACGGATTCGTGTGGAAAGGTCATGATCATTTGCCGCCGAGAACAACGAGTATATCGTTCGCGATCGGATTTCAACCACAGAGTCTGCTTCAGTTGTATCCACCAGCCGCCATTACGGCATTGGCATTGCACAGCGAATGGGGTCTGCTCGCCACCGGTACAGCGCATGGACTCGCGGTCTTTGATTATACTAGATCAAAGGCCGTTAGTGTTAAATGCACGCTTAATCCAAATg atcTCTCTGGTGCAGGTGACACTCCTATTTCTCGACGAaagtcatttaaaaaatctcttaGAGAATCTTTCAGAAGATTGAGAAAAGGACGTTCACAACGCAGAGCGAACGCTAATAGTCCCACAGGAAATACTATAccagaaaagaagaaagaaag tatCAGTGTTGCTTCCTCACCGAGCGGAGATTTATCACCGGCGGTGGAATTAAAACCAATAGAGAGACAAGTGGAAGCGAGACCTGTTGACGACGCTCTAGGCTCTATGGTTCGATGTCTGTACTTTGCCAGAAGTTATATCATTAGCT TACAAAATACAACACCTACTCTTTGGGCGGGCACCAATAACGGCACAGTTTACGTCTTTACGTTGGCTATACCAGCTGGTGCGAGAAGAACGGAAGAGGACGTCAACTGTACACTCGGTAAAGAGATACAATTGAAGCATCGTGCACCAGTAATCGCGATCACGATCCTTGATGGATCCAGCGTGCCGTTACCGGAATCCTTCGAGGCCGAGAAGAACATAGTGCCTGCGCCCGATATGACTTCCCCACACAGAGTTGTAATCGCTAGCGAGGAACAGTTCAAGATCTTCAATCTTCCGTCCCTGAAGCCGTATTGCAAATACAAGTTAACCGCTCACGAAGGATCTAGAGTGCGAAAGACAGGTTTTGCCAAATTCTCGTGTTCTGTTGAGCCAGAGGGAATTCATGAAGAAACTTGCTTGCTCTGTTTGACGAATCTTGGCGATTGTCTGGTGCTGAGTATACCGGAATTGAAGAGACAATTAAACGCCGCTGCGATTAAGAGGGAGGACATCAA cggtatttcttctttaatatttacgaaAGCTGGAGAAGCGTTCTATCTTCATTCGAGTTCGGAGCTCCAACGAATTTCTCTGTCAGCCGGGAAAGTAACGAAAGCGCAATGTGTGCTCAATTTACCACCGCGCGCTAGGTCGTCAACAGAAAGAACGGAAAACATTAACGAAGTCGCACAGGAACAAGGTATCGTTGAAGGAGTGCCTGAAACCGAAGGAGAGACGCAGGAGAGTCAACCACCGACAATAGCGAATCGAGTTATTACGGAAAATGGCATAGTAGGTGCTA CTGGGGAAGAAGAATCTCCGAAGGAATCATCGCTGCGACCGGCTATAAGTAGTATAGACGTAAATGGGGAAGACGATCGTCAGGATTTAAGTTCTATCGGAGACATTACAATCGACAGTGTTAAAGATCATTTACT TAACAGTTCACTTTTCAGAAACGCAACGTCTTCCGAAGAGCTCCACAATCGTTTGGCAGGGCTTAAGATGGAGGTCACTTCACGAACTTCCGAGGTATCTACGCAGAATCAATCATTAGTGGTGAAAACTACCACTGTGGTTACTCAAACTACAAATAGCACGACTGCGAATGGCGAAGTCGAAACGAGTCAAGCCAATGAAACACAGCACATAAACA GCACTACGGTAGAACGAGAGATATGCAGCGGTATCGAGACAACAACAACACACGCTACCATCACTCTACCTCCGAACGTCGAG attaGTGCTGCGGATCTGGCCAATTTGGAAGTCACTACGACTACAGTGACCACTACTACAGAAAGGTCCAAGGCACCGTTAGCTAGGCCAGAAGAAGTTGGTTCGTAG